Proteins from a single region of Carassius gibelio isolate Cgi1373 ecotype wild population from Czech Republic chromosome A5, carGib1.2-hapl.c, whole genome shotgun sequence:
- the pias2 gene encoding E3 SUMO-protein ligase PIAS2 isoform X5, translating into MVSSFRVSELQVLLGFAGRNKSGRKHELLLRALQLLRSGCSPAVQIKIKELYRRRYPRTFDGLRDLAALKSSIKSYFQIDSGETVVSSDLPLQTGHSDFLQQQHLVSCDSPVLHESKPMMNLQQPTSLMAPVHPDVQMKSLPFYDVLDVLIKPSSLGTHAGQRYHHEKYFIFALTPQQVREVCISRDFLPGGRRDYMVQIQLRFCLAETSCPQEDNFPNSLCIKVNGKLFPLPGYVPPPKNGVEQKRPGRPLNITSLVRLSSAVPNQIVVTWAPEIGKTYSMSVYLVRQLTSPLLLQRLRMKGIRNPDHSRALIKEKLTADPDSEIATTSLRVSLMCPLGKMRLTVPCRAVTCSHLQCFDAALYLQMNEKKPTWICPVCDKKAAYESLIIDGLFMEILNDCTDVDEIKFQEDGTWCPMRPKKETLKVSSSCFPKIDLIHDLSGGVPVRQSAVVPLAETSSTKKGDVIDLTLESSSDDEEDSDPPLKKRCVYMSKAEEMHSKGVLTYQPSTVRVPNVQTLDTSYLTPSIADYSVPFHHSTLSTIPTDMQSLDLFSLIQGDPQQHYRGPIFLDSLSNSLQSATTSTSLVSSSAVYETGTHSSSSSHETGVITGGSSGLSDIISLD; encoded by the exons atGGTATCAAGTTTCCGTGTGTCAGAGCTCCAGGTACTGTTAGGATTTGCTGGAAGGAATAAGAGCGGTCGAAAGCATGAACTTCTGCTGAGGGCTTTGCAGTTACTCAGGAGTGGTTGTAGTCCTGCTGTGCAGATCAAAATAAAGGAGCTGTATCGTCGGAGATACCCGCGGACATTTGATGGTCTTCGGGATTTGGCGGCTCTGAAGTCAAGCATTAAATCCTATTTTCAAATCGACAGCGGTGAGACGGTTGTGAGCTCAGATCTTCCTCTGCAGACGGGCCATTCAGACTTCCTGCAGCAGCAGCACCTGGTGAGCTGCGATTCACCCGTGTTACATGAATCGAAGCCCATGATGAATCTGCAGCAGCCCACGTCACTCATGGCCCCCGTCCACCCAGACGTGCAGATGAAGTCGCTACCATTTTATGACGTGCTGGATGTCTTGATCAAACCATCAAGCTTAG GGACCCATGCTGGTCAGAGATATCATCATGAAAAGTACTTCATATTTGCTTTGACTCCACAACAAGTGAGAGAAGTTTGCATTTCACG GGACTTTCTTCCAGGTGGAAGAAGGGACTACATGGTTCAAATTCAGCTGCG GTTTTGTCTAGCAGAGACCAGCTGTCCACAAGAGGACAATTTTCCAAACAGCCTCTGCATCAAAGTCAATGGGAAACTCTTTCCCCTTCCT GGCTATGTACCGCCTCCTAAGAATGGTGTGGAGCAAAAAAGACCCGGCAGACCGCTGAACATCACGTCGCTGGTCAGGTTGTCGTCTGCTGTACCCAATCAGATAGTAGTCACATGGGCTCCTGAAATAGGGAAG ACATACTCCATGTCAGTTTACTTGGTACGGCAGCTGACCTCCCCACTCTTACTACAGAGATTAAGAATGAAGGGGATCAGAAACCCTGACCACTCCAGAGCATTAA TTAAAGAAAAACTCACGGCAGACCCTGACAGTGAAATTGCCACAACTAGTTTACGAGTCTCACTCATGTGCCCA CTTGGCAAGATGCGTCTTACGGTACCCTGCCGAGCTGTCACCTGTTCTCACCTGCAGTGCTTTGATGCTGCTCTATACCTGCAAATGAATGAGAAGAAGCCCACCTGGATCTGTCCAGTCTGTGATAAAAAAGCCGCATATGAGAGTCTGATTATAGATGG GCTCTTCATGGAAATACTTAATGACTGCACAGATGTTGATGAAATCAAGTTTCAGGAGGATGGGACTTGGTGTCCAATGAGACCAAAGAAGGAGACGTTGAAAGTGTCATCTTCGTGTTTCCCAAAAATTGATT tgATTCATGACCTCTCAGGCGGTGTCCCAGTGCGGCAAAGTGCAGTGGTGCCACTCGCAGAAACCAGCAGCACAAAAAAAGGAGACGTAATCGACCTTACTCTAGAGAGCTCATCTGATGATGAAGAGGACAGTGATCCCCCTCTGAAAAAGCGCTGTGTCTACATGTCCAAGGCTGAGGAGATGCACAGCAAAGG GGTCCTGACTTACCAGCCATCCACTGTTCGGGTGCCAAATGTCCAGACGCTAGACACATCATACCTGACCCCCTCAATAGCGGACTACTCCGTTCCATTCCACCATTCTACCTTATCCACTATTCCCACAGATATGCAAA GTCTTGATTTATTTTCTCTGATTCAAGGGGATCCACAG cagcatTACAGAGGCCCCATATTTTTAGACAGCCTCTCCAACAGCCTTCAGAGTGCCACCACCAGCACCAGCCTGGTTTCCTCATCAGCTGTGTATGAGACGGGAACCCATAGCAGCAGCTCAAGTCATGAGACGGGGGTCATCACGGGAGGATCTTCAGGCCTATCGGACATTATCTCACTAGACTGA
- the pias2 gene encoding E3 SUMO-protein ligase PIAS2 isoform X7 yields the protein MMNLQQPTSLMAPVHPDVQMKSLPFYDVLDVLIKPSSLGTHAGQRYHHEKYFIFALTPQQVREVCISRDFLPGGRRDYMVQIQLRFCLAETSCPQEDNFPNSLCIKVNGKLFPLPGYVPPPKNGVEQKRPGRPLNITSLVRLSSAVPNQIVVTWAPEIGKTYSMSVYLVRQLTSPLLLQRLRMKGIRNPDHSRALIKEKLTADPDSEIATTSLRVSLMCPLGKMRLTVPCRAVTCSHLQCFDAALYLQMNEKKPTWICPVCDKKAAYESLIIDGLFMEILNDCTDVDEIKFQEDGTWCPMRPKKETLKVSSSCFPKIDLIHDLSGGVPVRQSAVVPLAETSSTKKGDVIDLTLESSSDDEEDSDPPLKKRCVYMSKAEEMHSKGVLTYQPSTVRVPNVQTLDTSYLTPSIADYSVPFHHSTLSTIPTDMQSLDLFSLIQGDPQQHYRGPIFLDSLSNSLQSATTSTSLVSSSAVYETGTHSSSSSHETGVITGGSSGLSDIISLD from the exons ATGATGAATCTGCAGCAGCCCACGTCACTCATGGCCCCCGTCCACCCAGACGTGCAGATGAAGTCGCTACCATTTTATGACGTGCTGGATGTCTTGATCAAACCATCAAGCTTAG GGACCCATGCTGGTCAGAGATATCATCATGAAAAGTACTTCATATTTGCTTTGACTCCACAACAAGTGAGAGAAGTTTGCATTTCACG GGACTTTCTTCCAGGTGGAAGAAGGGACTACATGGTTCAAATTCAGCTGCG GTTTTGTCTAGCAGAGACCAGCTGTCCACAAGAGGACAATTTTCCAAACAGCCTCTGCATCAAAGTCAATGGGAAACTCTTTCCCCTTCCT GGCTATGTACCGCCTCCTAAGAATGGTGTGGAGCAAAAAAGACCCGGCAGACCGCTGAACATCACGTCGCTGGTCAGGTTGTCGTCTGCTGTACCCAATCAGATAGTAGTCACATGGGCTCCTGAAATAGGGAAG ACATACTCCATGTCAGTTTACTTGGTACGGCAGCTGACCTCCCCACTCTTACTACAGAGATTAAGAATGAAGGGGATCAGAAACCCTGACCACTCCAGAGCATTAA TTAAAGAAAAACTCACGGCAGACCCTGACAGTGAAATTGCCACAACTAGTTTACGAGTCTCACTCATGTGCCCA CTTGGCAAGATGCGTCTTACGGTACCCTGCCGAGCTGTCACCTGTTCTCACCTGCAGTGCTTTGATGCTGCTCTATACCTGCAAATGAATGAGAAGAAGCCCACCTGGATCTGTCCAGTCTGTGATAAAAAAGCCGCATATGAGAGTCTGATTATAGATGG GCTCTTCATGGAAATACTTAATGACTGCACAGATGTTGATGAAATCAAGTTTCAGGAGGATGGGACTTGGTGTCCAATGAGACCAAAGAAGGAGACGTTGAAAGTGTCATCTTCGTGTTTCCCAAAAATTGATT tgATTCATGACCTCTCAGGCGGTGTCCCAGTGCGGCAAAGTGCAGTGGTGCCACTCGCAGAAACCAGCAGCACAAAAAAAGGAGACGTAATCGACCTTACTCTAGAGAGCTCATCTGATGATGAAGAGGACAGTGATCCCCCTCTGAAAAAGCGCTGTGTCTACATGTCCAAGGCTGAGGAGATGCACAGCAAAGG GGTCCTGACTTACCAGCCATCCACTGTTCGGGTGCCAAATGTCCAGACGCTAGACACATCATACCTGACCCCCTCAATAGCGGACTACTCCGTTCCATTCCACCATTCTACCTTATCCACTATTCCCACAGATATGCAAA GTCTTGATTTATTTTCTCTGATTCAAGGGGATCCACAG cagcatTACAGAGGCCCCATATTTTTAGACAGCCTCTCCAACAGCCTTCAGAGTGCCACCACCAGCACCAGCCTGGTTTCCTCATCAGCTGTGTATGAGACGGGAACCCATAGCAGCAGCTCAAGTCATGAGACGGGGGTCATCACGGGAGGATCTTCAGGCCTATCGGACATTATCTCACTAGACTGA